Within the Clostridium scatologenes genome, the region TTTTTTCTTCACCTAATATTTTTCTTGCAAACTTTATGGGCATATCACTTTGTCCTAAATGTACTCCTTCTGCATCTATAGCTTGGGCTATATCTATCCTATCATTTATTATTATAGGAACTTTATAGTGCTTTGTAACCTCTTTTACTTCTAACGCTACATTATAGAATTCCCTAGTTGAAATACTTTTTTCTCTCACTTGAACTAAAGTAACCCCTCCTAAAATTGCTTCTTCAACAACATTCTTTAAACTTCTACCTTTTAAAAAACTTCTATCTGTTATAAGATATAAGCCATAATCTATTTCCATATGATTTTTCCTTCTT harbors:
- the thiE gene encoding thiamine phosphate synthase gives rise to the protein MEIDYGLYLITDRSFLKGRSLKNVVEEAILGGVTLVQVREKSISTREFYNVALEVKEVTKHYKVPIIINDRIDIAQAIDAEGVHLGQSDMPIKFARKILGEEKIIGISAGNVKEAVEAERDGADYLGIGTVFYTGTKKDIKTPIGIKGLKEVCNSVKIPSVAIGGIDETNFKEVLSTGINGISVISAILGKDDIRQASKNLISR